The Flaviramulus sp. BrNp1-15 genome has a window encoding:
- a CDS encoding ABC transporter ATP-binding protein yields the protein MSTVLEARHINKYFKKPVLFHVLKDINFKIKKGEFASIMGKSGCGKSTLLYILSTMDTDYEGELFLNNELVTGNSRDRLSYIRNKHIGFVFQFHYLLSEFSVLENVMLPAKKLGEKSHQEIEHDAMQKLKILDIEQLANKRASRISGGEKQRVAIARALINNPSIIMGDEPTGNLDSHNSENVFNIFKQLSDEQGLSLLVVTHDEDFAVRTDRIITMGDGKIIS from the coding sequence ATGAGTACAGTTTTAGAAGCTAGACATATTAACAAATACTTTAAAAAGCCTGTACTTTTTCATGTTTTGAAGGATATAAATTTCAAAATAAAAAAAGGAGAATTTGCTTCTATTATGGGTAAATCTGGTTGTGGCAAATCTACTCTACTCTATATTCTTTCAACCATGGACACCGATTACGAAGGTGAATTGTTTTTGAATAATGAATTAGTAACAGGAAATAGTAGAGATAGGTTATCGTACATTAGGAATAAACATATTGGGTTTGTTTTTCAGTTTCATTACTTGCTTTCAGAATTTTCAGTTTTAGAAAACGTTATGCTTCCTGCTAAAAAATTAGGAGAAAAGTCGCATCAGGAAATTGAACATGATGCCATGCAAAAACTAAAAATATTAGATATAGAACAATTAGCTAATAAGCGTGCTTCTAGAATATCTGGCGGTGAAAAACAACGTGTTGCCATTGCAAGAGCCTTAATTAATAATCCGTCTATAATTATGGGAGACGAACCTACAGGCAATTTAGATAGCCATAATTCTGAAAATGTGTTCAATATTTTTAAGCAACTAAGCGATGAGCAAGGTCTCTCGTTATTAGTTGTTACTCACGATGAAGACTTTGCCGTAAGAACAGACAGGATTATTACTATGGGAGATGGTAAAATTATATCTTAA
- a CDS encoding FtsX-like permease family protein, with amino-acid sequence MINWKVILNIAKTHLLTKIKQTAIAALGVTFGIGAYITLVSFMTGLNGMLDDLILNQTPHIHIYNEIEPSKKQPVALYDEFKNSMNVVHSIKPKLSQKKIHNALPIIHYLEEKDNVRGALPQIKATIFYIAGSIEIGGYLTGVQILDEAKYFNIDDYIVKGSPEALHNSENGILLGVGIAEKMALDIGDRIQISTITGEIFPLKIVALYQSGIADIDAIQSFANLKTVQRILGEAENYVTDINVKLDDINVALPLSKKIEQQFNLKAIDINTANAQFETGTTIRNLITYAVSITLLIVAGFGIYNILNMFIYEKMNDIAILKATGFSGKDVQLIFMSQAMIIGFVGGILGLIIGLIFTNIISTIPFQTEALPTIETYPINFNPWFYLIGILFAMVSTFFAGYLPSRKAKKIDPVTIIRGQ; translated from the coding sequence ATGATTAACTGGAAAGTCATACTAAACATTGCTAAAACGCATTTGTTAACCAAAATTAAACAAACGGCCATTGCTGCATTAGGTGTTACTTTCGGCATTGGTGCTTATATAACCTTAGTTAGTTTTATGACAGGTTTAAATGGAATGTTAGATGATTTAATTCTAAACCAAACGCCACACATTCATATTTACAACGAAATAGAACCCTCTAAAAAACAACCTGTGGCATTATATGATGAGTTTAAGAACAGTATGAATGTAGTGCATTCTATAAAGCCCAAATTAAGTCAGAAAAAAATTCATAATGCCTTACCTATAATTCATTATTTAGAAGAAAAAGACAATGTACGCGGTGCACTTCCTCAAATAAAAGCCACTATATTTTATATTGCTGGTTCTATTGAAATTGGAGGCTATTTAACAGGTGTCCAAATACTTGATGAAGCTAAATATTTTAACATTGATGATTACATAGTAAAAGGATCTCCCGAAGCTTTACATAATAGTGAAAATGGAATTTTATTAGGTGTGGGAATTGCCGAAAAAATGGCTTTAGATATTGGTGATCGTATACAAATAAGTACCATTACAGGCGAAATTTTTCCATTAAAAATTGTTGCCCTTTATCAAAGTGGGATTGCAGATATAGATGCTATTCAAAGCTTTGCAAATTTAAAAACAGTACAACGTATTCTAGGAGAAGCAGAAAATTACGTAACAGACATAAATGTGAAACTTGATGATATAAATGTTGCCCTCCCATTATCAAAAAAAATTGAACAACAATTCAATCTTAAAGCTATAGATATTAATACTGCTAATGCTCAATTTGAAACTGGAACAACTATTAGAAACTTAATAACCTATGCGGTTTCAATCACGTTACTTATTGTTGCAGGTTTTGGTATTTACAACATTTTAAATATGTTTATTTACGAAAAAATGAATGACATTGCCATTTTAAAAGCTACCGGATTTTCAGGAAAAGATGTACAGCTTATTTTTATGAGTCAAGCCATGATAATTGGTTTTGTTGGTGGTATTTTAGGATTAATAATTGGCTTAATATTTACTAATATAATCAGTACAATTCCTTTTCAAACAGAAGCATTACCAACCATAGAAACCTATCCTATAAATTTTAATCCTTGGTTTTACCTTATTGGTATTTTATTCGCCATGGTATCTACTTTTTTTGCCGGTTATTTACCTTCCAGAAAAGCTAAAAAAATAGACCCTGTAACCATTATAAGAGGTCAGTAA
- a CDS encoding efflux RND transporter periplasmic adaptor subunit — MKIIQLISVLLLMVSCSKKTNKIYPEKRNLTESVYTSVTIQPDSLYQVYAIVAGILDKNLVEEGDIVSKDDALIQVVNNTPKLNTQNAKLSLELARENYNGSAAILSGIKDEIIAANLKYKNDSVNYFRQKNLWEQNIGSKVEYDTKQLNYQLSSNNLQLLQSRFGRTKNELLTAVKQAQNNYQSSLINTKDFTVKSTINGKVYALYKEPGEIVTTMEPLATIGSATKFVIDMLVDEVDIVKITKNQKVIISLDAYKGEVFTGKVSKIYPKKDERNQTFTVEAIFDEAPKTLYPGLSGEANIVISNKKNALTIPKEYLIDDNKVKTDDGIVTITTGLQNMEFIEVISGITESTSIHKPE, encoded by the coding sequence ATGAAGATTATTCAATTAATAAGTGTGCTTTTGCTCATGGTTTCGTGTTCTAAAAAAACAAACAAAATATATCCTGAAAAACGAAATTTAACCGAGTCTGTTTACACTTCTGTAACAATTCAACCTGACAGTCTTTATCAGGTTTATGCTATTGTAGCTGGTATTTTAGATAAAAATTTAGTTGAAGAAGGTGATATTGTTTCCAAAGATGATGCTTTAATTCAAGTAGTTAATAACACTCCTAAACTTAATACACAAAATGCAAAATTATCTTTAGAATTGGCTAGAGAAAACTATAACGGAAGTGCTGCCATTTTAAGCGGAATAAAAGATGAAATTATTGCAGCAAACCTAAAGTATAAAAACGATTCTGTTAATTACTTCAGACAAAAAAACCTATGGGAACAAAACATTGGTTCTAAAGTCGAATATGATACCAAACAACTTAACTATCAACTATCATCAAATAATTTACAATTATTACAAAGTAGATTTGGCAGAACTAAAAACGAATTGTTGACTGCAGTAAAACAAGCCCAAAACAACTATCAATCTTCATTAATTAATACTAAAGACTTCACTGTGAAAAGTACCATAAACGGAAAAGTATATGCGCTGTATAAAGAACCCGGGGAAATTGTAACTACTATGGAGCCACTTGCTACTATTGGCAGTGCAACTAAATTTGTTATTGATATGCTAGTAGACGAAGTAGATATTGTAAAAATCACAAAAAACCAAAAAGTGATTATTAGTTTAGATGCCTATAAAGGTGAAGTATTTACAGGAAAAGTTTCAAAAATATATCCTAAAAAAGATGAGCGCAATCAAACCTTTACTGTTGAAGCTATTTTTGATGAGGCACCAAAAACATTGTATCCAGGACTTTCTGGAGAAGCTAATATTGTTATTTCAAATAAAAAAAACGCACTTACTATTCCAAAGGAATATCTTATAGATGATAACAAAGTAAAAACCGATGATGGCATTGTTACCATTACCACTGGCCTCCAAAACATGGAATTTATAGAAGTAATCTCTGGAATTACCGAAAGCACGAGTATTCATAAACCTGAGTAA
- a CDS encoding site-2 protease family protein: MKANLNLGTVAGIKIKVHWTFFFLIAWIVFSELKQGGSTNSVLFNVALVLAVFLCVVLHELGHALTAKRFGIITKKITLLPIGGMASLERIPESPKEELLVTLAGPFVNIIIALILYFIIPVNEFMHLNFTETFEVLMSFTFQNFLFYLYVVNIGLVIFNIIPAFPMDGGRILRAILAMNMNRVKATQIASSIGQFIAVVFLLLGLLYNPFLIIIALFIFLGAYGENQIVQHLALLKGHNVEDAMIINITTFSPEDPIDVVVNKIISGTETNFVVVKDHKIEGILYHKNIIDNANKNVLVKDIMDTAFKTVKHTDDLKEIYNIVFAEEKSFIPVLNQEKLVGVIDATNLNEYILLQAKLSY, encoded by the coding sequence ATGAAAGCAAACTTAAATTTAGGTACAGTCGCTGGAATTAAGATAAAAGTACACTGGACATTCTTTTTTTTAATTGCTTGGATAGTTTTTAGCGAACTAAAACAAGGTGGATCTACAAACAGTGTATTATTTAATGTAGCTTTAGTTTTAGCTGTTTTTTTGTGTGTTGTATTACATGAACTAGGACACGCTTTAACCGCTAAACGTTTTGGTATTATCACAAAAAAAATAACCTTACTTCCTATTGGTGGTATGGCAAGTTTAGAGCGTATTCCAGAATCTCCCAAAGAAGAGTTATTAGTTACATTAGCAGGTCCTTTTGTTAATATTATTATTGCTTTAATTCTTTATTTTATTATACCTGTAAATGAATTTATGCATTTAAATTTTACAGAAACCTTTGAGGTATTAATGAGTTTTACATTTCAAAATTTCCTATTCTATTTATATGTAGTGAATATTGGATTGGTTATATTTAACATTATTCCTGCATTTCCTATGGATGGAGGTCGTATTTTAAGAGCTATTTTGGCTATGAACATGAATCGTGTTAAAGCCACACAAATAGCATCAAGTATTGGTCAATTTATTGCAGTTGTTTTTTTATTACTTGGTTTATTATACAATCCATTTTTAATAATTATTGCGCTTTTTATTTTTTTAGGTGCCTACGGAGAAAACCAAATAGTTCAACATTTAGCATTACTTAAAGGACATAATGTAGAAGATGCTATGATTATAAATATAACAACATTTAGTCCTGAAGACCCAATAGATGTGGTTGTTAACAAAATTATTTCAGGTACAGAAACAAACTTTGTTGTTGTAAAAGACCATAAAATTGAAGGCATATTATATCATAAAAATATTATAGACAATGCCAATAAAAATGTTTTAGTAAAAGATATTATGGATACGGCTTTTAAAACTGTTAAACATACCGATGACCTTAAAGAAATTTACAATATTGTTTTTGCTGAAGAAAAATCATTTATCCCTGTATTAAATCAAGAAAAATTAGTTGGAGTTATTGATGCTACCAACTTAAATGAATATATTTTATTACAAGCTAAATTATCCTATTAA
- a CDS encoding WG repeat-containing protein: MKKLLISLLIIPVFVFAQITEELDFVAPFSDGVAAVKKDNSWGFINDKADIVIPFRDDLVVTEIDGKYYPVFYNNRCLISEKKEGITYFGYIDKTGKTVIEPKFLNAQNFNNHRALVVELITKTVGTNDIFDKPIVYNKCYEVIIDMDGNSMTYLNPEGVNVVLDKKFLKKPPKITSKIIANNLVAIVNKDKKWVIKSIK; this comes from the coding sequence ATGAAAAAACTATTAATTTCACTGTTAATAATTCCTGTTTTTGTATTTGCGCAAATAACAGAAGAATTAGATTTTGTAGCACCTTTTAGTGATGGCGTAGCAGCTGTTAAAAAAGACAACTCATGGGGATTTATAAATGATAAAGCCGACATCGTTATTCCTTTTAGAGATGATTTGGTTGTAACTGAAATTGATGGTAAATACTACCCTGTTTTTTATAACAACAGATGTTTAATTTCAGAAAAAAAAGAAGGTATAACCTATTTTGGTTATATAGACAAAACCGGTAAAACTGTAATTGAACCTAAATTCTTAAACGCTCAAAACTTTAATAACCATCGAGCTTTAGTTGTAGAATTAATAACTAAAACTGTTGGCACCAATGATATATTCGACAAACCTATAGTTTATAATAAATGCTACGAAGTTATTATTGACATGGATGGGAATTCAATGACTTATTTAAACCCAGAAGGTGTAAATGTAGTTTTAGATAAAAAATTTCTTAAAAAACCTCCAAAAATCACATCAAAAATCATTGCAAATAATTTAGTTGCCATTGTAAATAAAGATAAAAAATGGGTTATTAAATCTATAAAATGA
- the deoD gene encoding purine-nucleoside phosphorylase → MSIHIEAKKGDIAKTVLLPGDPMRAKWIAETFFEDYKCYNDVRGMLGYTGYYKGKRVSVQGTGMGIPSALIYCHELINDYGVENLIRVGSAGSYQKNIELREIVIAMAASSTSGINNSRFINADYSPTANFELFMKTALYAKENNIPIKAGNVLSADEFYEDDYDSYKKWADYGVLCVEMETAGLYTIAAKFNVKALSILTISDSLVTKKRTSAEERESTFNTMIEIALSTL, encoded by the coding sequence ATGAGCATACACATTGAAGCAAAAAAAGGAGACATAGCAAAAACCGTTTTATTACCAGGAGACCCAATGCGTGCAAAATGGATTGCAGAAACCTTTTTTGAAGACTATAAATGCTACAATGATGTACGTGGTATGTTAGGATATACTGGTTATTATAAAGGCAAACGTGTTTCTGTACAAGGCACAGGAATGGGCATACCATCTGCACTTATATATTGTCATGAACTTATTAATGATTATGGTGTAGAAAATCTTATACGTGTAGGTTCTGCAGGTTCTTATCAAAAAAATATTGAACTACGTGAAATTGTTATTGCTATGGCAGCTTCTTCAACCTCGGGCATTAACAACTCTCGATTTATAAATGCCGATTATTCTCCAACAGCAAATTTTGAGTTGTTTATGAAAACAGCATTGTATGCTAAAGAAAATAATATACCCATAAAAGCAGGAAACGTATTATCTGCTGATGAATTTTATGAAGATGATTATGACTCATATAAAAAATGGGCAGATTATGGTGTATTATGTGTAGAAATGGAAACTGCTGGTTTATATACAATTGCAGCTAAATTTAATGTAAAAGCATTATCTATTTTAACCATTTCAGATTCTTTAGTAACCAAAAAAAGAACATCTGCTGAAGAAAGAGAAAGTACTTTTAACACCATGATAGAAATTGCTTTAAGTACATTATAA
- the trxA gene encoding thioredoxin, with the protein MSSFSSIINSSELVLIDFYADWCGPCKVLGPILKDVKKELEDSIKIIKIDVDRNQALANKYQVRGVPTMILFKKGKQVWRQSGVVQKNDIINIIKSN; encoded by the coding sequence ATGAGTAGTTTTAGTAGTATTATAAATTCCAGTGAATTAGTTTTAATCGATTTTTATGCCGATTGGTGTGGCCCTTGTAAAGTATTAGGTCCTATTTTAAAAGATGTAAAAAAAGAACTTGAAGATTCCATAAAAATTATAAAAATTGATGTCGATAGAAATCAAGCTTTAGCAAATAAATATCAAGTTCGTGGTGTACCAACTATGATACTTTTTAAAAAAGGGAAACAAGTATGGAGACAATCTGGAGTTGTACAAAAAAATGATATTATCAATATAATAAAATCTAACTAA
- a CDS encoding PAS domain S-box protein yields the protein MFKQDQEIFNILLETVSEAVLIVDSHQVIMEVNVSAEHIFGYSKKELMGRELNLLIPSNYHKSHSKYFKKFIKRGKRRKMGQATDIYALKKDGDIFPVEVELNPFKIYNKIYVMALIKDISERKEIERNLMLRTKALQSANNGIVITDAQKHDNPIIYFNSAFQNLTGYSDAEILNNNCRFLQGTDRDQKPLAKLREAIKKGESCQATLRNYKKDGTMFWNDLYIFPIANTRGVVTNFIGIQNDVTLRKKTEEERHHLASIFDESLNEIYVFDTETLQFINVNYGAQRNIGYTLDELKTMTPLDIISNENEIEFRNTINVLLKNNVNKIEFETLNKRKDGTEYPVEVHLQLSNLNEKAVFVAIILDITERKNYTSKLENKVEERTRQLKIALSKEKELNELKTNFLSLVSHEFKTPLSAILTSSQLLTKYQLTEQQEKRDKHIETITNKVHFLNNIINDFLSVEKLETGKVNYKFNHFRLSKVVNEVVYNANMLLKEGQQINYPENIDEISLYQDEKIIQLIFSNLIHNAIKYSPEGSAIDLHVKHDANFTTLTIKDNGIGIPEKDQKSIFERYFRAENVLNTQGTGIGLNIAKNHLENLGGTISFQSKEHEGTTFVISFPNVVNHEALGTEILSHKN from the coding sequence ATGTTTAAACAAGACCAGGAAATATTCAATATTCTGTTAGAAACTGTTTCTGAGGCTGTATTAATTGTTGATAGCCATCAAGTTATAATGGAAGTTAATGTCTCTGCAGAACATATTTTCGGGTATTCAAAGAAGGAACTAATGGGTAGGGAGCTTAACTTACTTATTCCTTCAAATTATCATAAAAGTCATTCCAAGTATTTTAAAAAATTTATTAAAAGAGGTAAGCGCCGAAAAATGGGTCAAGCCACAGATATTTATGCTTTAAAAAAAGATGGAGATATTTTTCCTGTTGAAGTAGAATTAAATCCTTTTAAAATCTATAACAAAATATATGTTATGGCATTGATAAAAGATATTTCTGAAAGAAAAGAGATAGAAAGAAACCTCATGCTTCGTACAAAAGCATTACAATCGGCAAATAATGGTATAGTTATTACCGATGCCCAAAAACACGACAACCCTATTATATATTTCAATTCAGCTTTTCAAAACCTTACAGGATATTCAGATGCTGAAATACTTAATAATAACTGTAGGTTTTTACAGGGAACTGATAGAGATCAAAAACCGCTTGCAAAACTTAGAGAAGCCATAAAAAAAGGTGAGAGTTGTCAGGCAACATTGCGTAACTATAAAAAAGATGGTACTATGTTCTGGAACGATTTATACATCTTTCCTATAGCTAATACTAGAGGTGTGGTTACAAATTTTATAGGTATACAAAATGATGTTACACTTAGAAAAAAAACTGAGGAAGAACGGCATCATTTAGCTTCTATTTTTGATGAATCATTAAATGAAATATATGTTTTCGATACAGAAACACTACAATTTATAAATGTTAACTATGGAGCACAAAGAAATATTGGTTACACTCTAGATGAGCTAAAAACCATGACACCTCTTGACATTATATCTAACGAAAATGAAATTGAATTTAGAAACACAATTAATGTGCTGCTAAAAAATAATGTAAACAAAATAGAGTTCGAAACATTAAATAAGCGTAAAGATGGTACAGAATATCCTGTAGAAGTGCATTTGCAGCTATCTAACTTAAACGAAAAGGCTGTTTTTGTTGCCATTATTTTAGATATTACAGAGCGAAAAAATTATACCAGCAAACTAGAAAATAAAGTTGAAGAAAGAACAAGACAACTTAAAATAGCACTTAGTAAAGAAAAAGAGCTAAACGAATTAAAAACCAACTTTTTATCACTAGTTTCTCACGAATTTAAAACGCCTTTAAGTGCCATATTAACATCTAGTCAATTACTCACTAAATATCAATTAACCGAGCAACAGGAAAAGCGAGATAAACATATTGAAACTATAACCAACAAAGTTCATTTTTTAAATAATATAATAAACGACTTTTTATCTGTAGAAAAACTGGAAACAGGTAAGGTTAATTATAAGTTCAATCATTTCAGGCTAAGTAAAGTGGTTAACGAGGTAGTGTATAACGCTAATATGCTTTTAAAAGAAGGACAACAAATAAATTACCCAGAAAATATTGATGAGATTTCACTCTATCAAGATGAAAAAATTATTCAGTTAATATTTTCTAACTTAATACATAATGCTATAAAGTATTCTCCAGAGGGTTCTGCAATAGATTTACACGTTAAACATGATGCTAATTTTACTACCTTAACTATAAAAGATAATGGAATAGGTATTCCAGAAAAAGATCAAAAAAGCATTTTTGAGCGCTATTTTAGAGCAGAAAACGTATTGAATACCCAAGGCACAGGAATAGGATTAAATATAGCTAAAAACCATTTAGAAAACCTAGGCGGTACTATTAGTTTTCAAAGTAAAGAACATGAAGGAACCACTTTTGTGATATCATTTCCTAATGTGGTAAATCATGAAGCTTTGGGAACAGAAATTTTATCTCACAAAAATTAA